The Macaca mulatta isolate MMU2019108-1 chromosome 18, T2T-MMU8v2.0, whole genome shotgun sequence genomic interval gcacccagcccaaaattaTTCCTTGACACTTTAATCTGTATGCTTGCTTACTTGTGAAATCGAACGCTTTCTTCATACATGCATTTCCTACTTGTGAACTCCCTGATCGCATCTGCTCATTTTTCCTAATGGATCTTGGAGgttttgttaaaaattataatgataaataataatcTATTAATTCTTTCTATATTGATTATTAACTGAGTCATATTTATGCCAAATATTTTCCCAgattgcagttttaaaaattgtgtttatgATATTTCTTCCGTAAAGCAAGTGTTAACTTTTTGGTGCTGAAACCTGTCAGTCTTTCTCCCTGTGATTTTTGAGAGTAGATCTGCATTTCCTTCTCCCCGCTTCCTCCCCCATTTAGGAGAAATGGAGCCAGGGCCCCTCTATCCTCTGCTAACCACAGTAAACCCtcggctaatctttttttttgtttgtttttgagacacagcctcactctatcgcccaggctggagtgcaatggcgtgattttggctcactgtgacctctgcctcctgggttcaagcgattctcctgcctcagcctcctgagtagctgggattataggtacccaccaccacgcctggctaatttttgtatttttagtagagacggggtttcaccatgttgtgcaggctggtcttgaactcctgacctcaggcgatccacccgcctctgtctcccaaagtgccgagattacaggtgtgagtcaccgtgccaggCCTGCCACTGGCTAATCTTGATGCCCCAGTTTTGAACATCTGCTGACAGTAGGACCAGGGGAGGCTGCATAGCCTGAAACTCAGGAACCACATGTGGGCTAGGGGAAGAACTGTCTGGAGGAAGGCCAGCTTCCCACAAATCTTTACCCAAGGGAGAGTTCTGCCTTAAAGTCCTTAAAATGCCCTCTACCAGAGCTACTGAAGGTTGGTTCTTAGGGTAAGGTTCAGTTCAGTAGAAGAATATGACATTGGACACAAGTGTGCAGGAGGGGAAGGGCAGGGAGTCGGGAGAGAGGTAGGGATGGGGCCCTACCGGGAGACTGGGAAACCAAGccctcttttcttatttcttatttttgttcctcttttaGACCCAGTATGTCTTTCAGTAAAAAAACTGTTATTTAGCTGAAGTTAGAATTTGCATATTTAAGCCTCCCATGTGAACTGAGTGTAAGATGGAGAATCATAAGTAATTGAGATGTGTATAGCTGTGCATAAAGTACTGACGCTGTTTTCTAAATCTGGAGTCTTTTCTACATTCAGAACAATTGAGGAAGGAAGTGAGGATGTTTGGAAGTCAGCACTTCCTTTTTAATGGATAGTAACAGCCCAGAACAGTTTTATGGGCCTAGGGAAGGGGACAAGGTGACAACAATTGCAGTTTACGTGGGACTGAAGTTTCCCAGAATGAGGGACAGCCAGGACTAAAACCTGGACAGTCCCATGCAAACTAGGATGCTTTGTCATCTGGACTTgctattcacacacacacaccccacatgtGTGTAACCCTCCCCCAAAATAATGCAACAGCCTTTCAGTATCCATCTTTGACAGAGGATGGAACTACGGGTTGAAGAGTCTCAGATACTTCCTTAAATTCACACAAATTGGGCATAAAGGAGCCTGCATGTAAACTTGGTTCCGTCTGATGTCAGAGGGCCCTTTCTACCCTTCATGCTTGGGATTTATCAGTCGGGTCGGTGAACTCACTCTCTCACCCACCGACTCACCCCATATTTTCAGAGAGCAGAATATGTGCTATGCGAAGGATTGGATTATGGATGATTCAGAACAGGCTCTGTTATATTGGTAATTGGGAAAGCCCAGGGACAGCAAGGAGAATAGTAGTTCAAGAATaatcttaaataaaatgtatgggaGGCCACTGTTTTGGACTGAACTCTTACACTAGGCCCAGTGGACCAGACCAAACCAGAATGGAGTCATTCCTGCTAGGTGCCAGGCTGTCCGGCTGAACTTTAAAAAGGGCAGCTTTCCAAAAAATAAGAGATGCACAGCAGCCAATCAAAAGGACCAATTTACCTGAGCAGGTTTGATGAGGAAGTCCCCCATGCTTTAACCCTGCAAGAGAAGTAACTCTAAAACGCCAATCTGCCTTTTGTTCCCTGTTTCTGCTTCTTCAGCCTTTCCTGCCTACAAAGCCCAGTCCTTTGCCTGGCTTATTGGAacatattttctcagtttttggaTGGGAcgctgcctgattcatgaatcagtAACAAAAGCCAATTAAATCTTTAAtgttgttgaaattttttttttttaaacaataataacCTCAGTAGAAATAAAATTTGCAAGAGGTCTAATGTAATTGGAGCCTTAAGGCAACTCAGTACAGTAGTTCGGTACTCTTAGTACAGGTTAAGCATCCCTaatttgaaatccaaaatgctccaaaattagAAACTTTTTGACTACTGACACAATGCTCAaaagaaatgctcactggagcatttggGATTCAGGATTTTCGGATTAGAAGTGCCCCACTTGTAAGTATAATGCGAATATTCCAAAATCGGAGAAACActcctggtcccaagcattttggatgaCGGATACtcaacttgtacacaaatattcttAGAGGCACTTCAGATTAGGGAGAGTCTGTATTAGTTTCTTCCTCATCTAGGGCAGTCTTGGGAATTCAAACAAAACCCAGATTTTCCCCccatcacaaacacacacactcacctacCAGTTGACTAGGTTCAAACTCCAGCCATCCTGAGCATCTTCTCCTTTACTTGGGGGTTGGTTTCAGTTGAATTCAAGGTTTGGAGTCTCTGGAATTTATACTCATTTCTTGAATGAGAAGAGTTACCAAAATGAAGCAACTACACCAAGCCTCAGACATTTCACATCATACAATAGTCTCCCGTTTATATGTTTGTCTCTTTCCTTTACTGCTCGACTTTGGCGTGGGTCCTCTTCCTCCATCGGCCATTCTTCCAGTGTCTAGCACAGTCAGGGTCTGCTACTCGCCGAATGGGTGGGTAAACAGCTAAACACAGAAATCCCTGCAATATAAGAATCGTTGCCAACATCTACAATTAAACCAATTTTTAGTTGATAGCAAATAATGTTATGGTACAAAAAAGTGAAACACAActccttttaagaaaaagaaatcctaaacTCCATAGTATTTCTCTGAAAAATTGCAAGAAAACTTACATGACTCGCCAGAAGGAACAACCCAAGACAGTCTATGAAACAAAACTGGGGTTGTGGTGACTTTGATCTGCATCATTAatttaatttctcagttttacaagtaagcaatgaaaatgaacagGACTGATTGAATTACATGTTACTTAGGGCTTTTGGGAGGTGGTCACAGCTGAATCAATCCATTTACCTTCCATGGGAGGTGTTAATATATATcttattgcttattttcttttaaccCAACACTTTAAGCTCAGCCAGAGATCCAAGGGACGGTGGAGGTTGCTGGGCAGGAGTGTCAGTAAAGAGGCCAGTGAGATGCTGAAGATGGCTTAAGCTGCCCAGTGCTAGCACTCAGGAATCTGAAAAATTTAAACACTATCACCTGACACCAATCCTTTGTGAGGTCCCAACAGAGCGTTCCTTGTCTTCAGCGAGAGCTGTCTACTTGTTCTGGAACACTTCTGAGCGCTCCCATTCGAGACGATGGAGACGATGAGGAGGTGAGCCCCCACCCTCCCCGTCTCCCATCTAAGATGTCACCACACTTTCCACAGGAAGAAGACATCTGGAGTTGCAAAAGGAGGATGTGCAGTTTCTATCCGCTTACCTAATAGCCCCTCCACCGAGCAGCCACGTTCCTTGGGGTTCTCAGGAACACTCCCCTTCCCACAGACAGAGGCTGTTTCCAGCCTTCACCCACCAGCTactgtctcctttttctttttctttttttttttttttgagacggagtcttgctctgtagcccgggctggagtgcagtggccggatctcagctcactgcaagctccgcctcccgggttcacgccattctcctgcctcagcctacggagtagctgggactgcaggcgcccgccacctcgcccggctagttttttgtatttttagtagagacggggtttcaccgtgttagccaggatggtctcgatctcctgacctcgtgatccgcccgtctcggcctcccaaagtgctgggattacaggcttgagccaccgcgcccggccctgtctcCTTTTTCAAGTCTGTGGGTGAACTGTGGGGTCCACTCACCTCTGTTTTTCTAAGTCCCTCAAATCCCTTTCCTACCCTGGTATGTCCAGGATTCATCTCCTCAAAATTGTTTCAAGGGCGCGAGTTATAAATAAGATTACGTAGCACATGCTATTTAGAAAGTttcagaaagagaaggaaagaaggaaggaagaaggaaggaaggagttgtTACGTAAATGAGAAATACTGAAAGGCTGTTTAACTGATATTGCAGACACTATAGTtccataaaaaagataaattatgaaaaacaaGGGTtgtaaacacttttatttttccttaattgaCTCTTGAGCAGACCAGATGACTCAGTACTGGTCTCCAGGGATCAGCCTGTGCTCCAGGGCGTTGTAACACATTTATATTACTTATCCTATTTAACATTTTGAGTCATATCATTTTCACAGAACCTTATTTACTATAAACGTCTCATAAATCTACATAGTATACACATTTCATTTAATATCTAAGTAACATATACTATTGTACACCATTAAATACACCCAGTAAAGACACCCTAGTTTGCTTAATCATTCCTCAAATGTTAAGAGATTTGAGTTACAATTAATGCAACAATCCTCCCTTTACCTCCAtggagataatttttttgttgttctctaacccatttatttgtttctttgtctgcATATGTGTTTATACTCAAACCGGCAGCTTTGTTTACTCTTCGTCTTTGTATGTTAATGTTCAACAAAAGATTTCCTGAATCAAAAAACATGGTCAGTTTTATGACCATTCCTGGCTTTTGCTGTTGGAGACTTCAtagcagcagagaaggggaggtCTGAATTAGCACATGACCATTTACGCTACAAAATTCTCATAAGAAAAACTTGCatgttctatttcttaatttGATAAATTGTCAGTTATGTACCATCGAATTTTTATCCCTGCTGAAGCTATACCCGAACTCCATATTTGCAGGGAATTCCAGAGGAGTCAGGATGGGCCCTCAGTGCAGTAATCATAGAGTGTAACAATAGAGAACAtggcacttttttaaaaagtcgaGGGCTACCTCTGACCTGTCACTCCTGAAATATGTCTCCTAGCAGtcatcttcctgccttcctgggcTAGAGCTTTATAGGTTACCTTAGAGTGATCATGGGGACCTGGTTTTCATGAGGCCATGTTTAAGTTCAGGGGTGACCTGGCTGGGGAGAGGGTATAAACCCACGAACACAGGCCAGTTGACAGACTAGGATTGCCACTTTGTAAAGAAGAGCCCAAGGCCTGATCAGAATGAGACACAAATGAGGTCATTTTTAATAGAGCTAGGGGTGGGGAGAAGGACAAATGGACTGGGGCAATTCTCAGGGAGGGAAGGGCTGGATAGGGGACTATTTTGGGAGAGCCTAGAAACCACACAAGCGTCCCAGGCACCCGGGCTAGCGGACAGGAGAGCGGAATGAGAGCAGTCATGAAAAAGGGTAAGGGAACACAAGAGAAATTcggtttgcttatttttgtctggGCACAGTTTTGCCCTTAGCAACCTAAGGCAATTTCACAAAACTCCACTCAGTGCACAGGATGTAGAACACGGCGGAGGCTTCCACTGTGGTTTGACTGGCTTTTGGGAATCGCGCTGGAAAGCCAAAAGGACACGTTTCAGTGTGGACATCCAAGTCTTAGTGGGTGTCCTGAGGGCAGGCGAAGGCCTTGGGGGAGGTGTCTTTGCAACTGCGTAGCGGTGGTTTTCTGATTAGCAAATCTGAGGGCAGGGAGATACTGTGATCAGGACTGTTTGATTCTGGGCAAGCCTCTTTTCACCCTGCCCACACAGAAGACTCTGCTTTGGATACAAAGTCAAGGACAGATACTGACACAATGGACCTGTAACTTGTGCATGGCTGCCTTTTGAACAATTTAGTCCATTTGAGGAACCTCCACAAGCCTGCACTTCCAGGGCAAAGTTCCTGCTCTTCTGGGGAATTTAATTGTGAATTGTCTGTTTTGGGGCCCATTTTGACTCCAGTATTCCAGGACTTACCTCTTTGGAGGCCTTGATTTGGAATTTCCCATTGGATGGGGTTACTTGGGTATGGGGTAGCTTCAACCTGGCTTCTGTAAGAACAAAGCCAGATGATCACGGTGGGTGGTCTGCTAGGAGAATGGAAATGCCATTGATTAAAATTGAAAGGTTTGGAGAGAGGCCTGAGAGTTTGGGATAGgagatgaagttttaaaaatatcagttttttaaaaaaacacttccCATCTGAAATGCCAGTGAATTGTCCAGATAGATTACACTGAAAAGGCTGACATTTCTGTAGCAGCCACGAATGAAGTCATCTGAGTGGATGAGGTGCTCTAGGCCATAcatggagaagaaagagaacacAATTACCCAGGCCTCCCGTGACTGCGTGCGGCCACAGCCTCTGCTCATTTCCTAGTTAGGAAGGATGCGGGGGTCTGCTGGGATCTCCACGTTTCTACCTGTACTTCTGAGGACTGGGTTTCTGCCCACACCAGTTGCAGGATTTGCTCTACTGAGAAAGAGCTTTGCTCCAGAATGCAAGTTTCCTGTTTCAGACACGGACAGCCAGTTTTGCTTCTAGAATCATTTTCAGCtacatacagaaaaatgaacTTGGCTGAGCTGAAGAGCCACGCGTATGTTAAACGGCAGCTCGGGTATTAGGAACGCCGCGAAGGCAGGCCGAAAAGTCAACCCCCTTCTCCTCACCCCTGTCCTCACAGCGGCCCCTTCAGTGGCCTGACTTTTTCTGCCCGGGACCCAGAATGTCGCTTGAGGATGGGACTAACCCGCAGACCTGCAAGCGCTGCCACGCAAACGGCCTCGGCCAGAGCAGCCGCTTCTCAGCTCAGAATGGCATCTCCAGGGACCCTCTGGCAGTGGGGCCAGGTCTCCACCGGGCCGGTCCCGTCCTTCCTACCCGGGCCCTGCGGCCAGGCGGGGCCGGGAGCGGCGGATGCGGGAGGGCGCCGGGGGAGCCCGGCTCGCGCGGGGCTGGTCCGAGGGCGGAGGCAACCCGCCGGCGACGCCGCAGGTCCCGGGTGGCTGACGCCGTCCGGGGGCGTTCCTGGGAGCTGGGGGCCGGCGAGGCTGGACCCGACGCGCCCGGGAGGAGCCGGCCGGCGGCCACGTGACCCAGCGCGGCGGGGCCGGCGGCCCAGAAATAGCAGCGGCGGCGGTTCCGCCCGCGGGCGGCGCGAGCGAGGAGCCGAGGCGGGAGAAGCCGGCAGGGCGCGGGCGCGGCGGCCCCGGAGGATGCTGCTGAGCCCCGGCCCTGCCCGGCCGCGAGCACATGATGGCTATACGGGAGCTCAAAGTGTGCCTTCTCGGGGTGAGTCCTGGCCGCCCCCCGCCGCGGACCCCGGCCGGCGCCCCCGCGCCCCTTCGCTCCCCTGGTCCCCGCGCGCTCAGACCCCGCCATCCCCTCGCTCTCCGCTCTCCTCTCGCAGCTTCCGTCCCCCTCGTCCGCGCGCCCGCTGGTTCCCCGGGTCCCCCTCGCTCCCCCAGTCCGTGCGCCCCTCGCTCTCCGCACCCCCTCTTGTTCCCCGCCGCCCCCTCGTCCGTGCGCCCCTCCGGTCCGCCCCCGTCTCACCCTGCCGGGGTCCGGGGCCGAGCCTGCCCCGGGCTTTTTCTGCTCTTTCCTCCCGGCCCGCGAGTCCCCGGATCCGCGGCGGCCTCGCGGGGACCCCCGGCGGGGACGGGGCAGTGGCTGCGAGTCTGGGGCCCCGAGGGCTTTCTCCTCCGCCTTTGATAGTTTCCTTCCGGCAGAAAGTTTAAGTTGCTCAGCCAAGTCGCTGAGGACTCTTTTGCCTCCTGGGGCAATTGATTGttcacttaaaacacaaaaataaaaccaaacgcGAGCCCAGCCAAGGGGGTGAAAGCCGAGGGCGCGGCCGGGGTGGAAGGTGAGGCGGTGACCTGTGCGGAGCGCGCCCTGCAAACTTCCCTGCTGCGGATGAAAGCAGCAGGCTGGGAAAGTCCTCCCCACCACCACTTCTCCTAAAGTGGGGCTTTCTCAGCCCGAAGAAGCCTTAAAGCCGCCAGAAACAAAGAGGCAGTCAATCCTTGCGGTCAGGGGACTGCAGACCGGAGACCCGGCCAGGACGCAGGGAGCCGCTGGCGAACCGCCCCTGAGAATTCAGATAAACGTAGGGTCGCTTCCTTTCGGGGGCCCACATCGCATTCCAGAATTCCTTCTTCTAAAAGAAGAGCTGGTTCTAAGGGCGTTTTCAGCAGCCTTTGGCATCTGGTGTACCCGCCCATGTCACTGGCAAAGCTGGTCTCATGAAAACCATTTCCTAAAAAAGAGCAGCGAAAGAGTCGCATTCTTGTGCGAACTGGTCTGTCAAGATGGGGATACAAGAACTGTAGAAAGAGGAAATGATTTCGGTGAGGACTGAACTGTGCCAGCGTCTCTAGGCTTCCTCTAGGCTCTTCTGGAACCTCTGGCAGAACCTTGTTCTGTCCACCGGCTCCCATCACTGGCCTCTGCCAAAACCATCCCTTACCTTAACTCGATTGTCTGGTTGGCCTAGAATTCCAGAGGATCTGGGAAGGCCCTGCCCTCCCTGGTAGGCCCTGGCACAGATCCCCACCTCCCCCGACTTGGTCAGCCACATCCAGGATCTAGCCTGGTCCTTTCCCTGTTGACCTTTTTGTGTGTCTGGAGTGGGTTTTCCTGTTCCCCAGGCCCTCTAATATTTCCAGACGTGAATTCCAGGAATCCCGTGCGTCCCTCTTGAGGGGCCATTTCAGCCTCAGGAAAGGCCTTCAGAGACTTAGAAGGAATGTCGTGTTCCAAGGAATGAAGGGGCAGCCTTGATGTGCGCTGTGTTTGTCAGGATTGGCTTtgggaaaaatgaaataagacatgtttttgccttttttttcttaaactctttCTCTTCACTTTTACTGAGGTGGTCCAAGCCCTGCCCTATCACAGGACCCCTTATTTTCAATTTCGGCATTTAGGGACAGGTCTCTATATCCTCCTACCAGGACACTGATCAGGTGGCAAGAACCCTGTGTCAGGAGGCAGGAAACCCAGGCTCTCATTCTTTCCCACCAACGAGCTGTGTCGCTTTAGCAAAGCAACTCAGCggcctcatctatgaaatgggcaTAATAACATGTTCCCCCTTAAGGCAGAGGACTATACCAGATGATCTCCTAAGATACATGCTACCATTTCAGGGTGGCAATTAGCAAACCTGGGAGAGGAGGAAGGTGGAGGAAATCTCTTTACTTCTTTTATCTCCAAGAATGATACACACTCTTTGAGTGGCTTCCTGCAGACAGTGCCTTACCTTTGCCAGTTGTGTGTGTAGGAAATTGAACTTGGAGTTGGAAGAACCATGCCAAAGCAGAGAAAGAATAGGTTTCTGGGCAGACGGAGGCTTTGAAACATCAATCGtggctggtcgcagtggctcacacctgtaatcccagcactttgggaggctgaggtggggggatcatttgaggtcaggagttcaagaccagcctggccaacatgatgaaacctgtctctactaaaaatacaaaaaataaccgaGTGGTAGTGgtttgtgcttgtaatcccagctacttgggaggctgagctaggagaatcgcttgagcctggaggtggaggttgcagtgagctgaaatcgtgccactgcactccagtctgggcgacagagtgagaccctatctgaaaaaaaaaaaaaaaaaaaaagaaacatcaatcATATCACACCACATCtgtggcttcctttttttttgagggtGGCTGTAAGTTTCAGTTTTATTGAAATCagagaacattttatttgaaaagccAAATGATCTTATTGTCCACACTGAGTAAGATTTGCCACATCCCCTGGTTTGGCTGGCTCTTTCCCCGGTGAGATGTGTGCAGCAGGCTGTGTTTCTAGCTGCTCATCCAATTAGGCTGGTTCTCTGGGTGGGATAACATTTGAGGTAGATCAAAGCCATTTAACTGTCTTCGGTttactctcttctctctctctctctttttttatttgttttgagacaaggtcacgttctgtcactcaggctggagtacagtggtgccatcatagctcactgcaccctccaactcctgggctcagtggatCCTTCTGCATCGGCTTAGGTTTATTCTCTTGATTCCAGAGACCCTGTGGATCAGTTAGTGCTAAGTCCAAAAGtccttaaaaaaatatgtatatttttgagatagagtctcactctgttgcccaggccggagtgcaatggtgccatcatggctcactgcagcctcaacctcccaagctcaggtgatcctcccacctcagcctcccaagtagctgggaccataggtgtgcaccacccacCCAGctaatactttttattatttttgtagagatggggtctccctgtgttgcgcAGGCTCTTTCAACATTTTAACAGGAATTGGGCTCGTTTGTTCTTTGCATAGGGAGGTCTGTCTTTTCTGGGTGAAGTTTTATGTGTTGCCGGCACTCAGCTTCCTGTTTTTTAGCCATGAGACACCTCCCTGAAGTCTTGGTATGACCAAGACCCCGACAGCCACACCTTCTTTCTCCCTGTTAGAATCACTGTCTGTTGGGTTTCCCTTAGAAGGTGACAGAGAACATAGACTTCGTAACAAAATCTCACTGTcactgggaaggctgaggggTTGGTCTTTTTGTGCCTGGTCCTGTGCTCAGTGAGGACGTGGGGACATGCTTCCCATATAAGGTATAGGTTGTTTTAGGCATGGGCAGTGGGAACTTTCAGCAGAGGCTCCCTACTGGTCACTGTTTGCTGTAGTTTCCTGCTCCATCCATGGGGTCGGAGGTCTTACCTCCTGACATTAGAGTCATTTGCAGCAGGTGGGAGTGAAAGTGGGCCGGTGCCAGGTCTTCTTCACCTGAACTTCATCTGTTTTCCTGGCATGCTAGGAATGTTCGAGCTTATTTCTTTTGGTGAATGCTCCCACATGGGATGGACAATGGCCTGTGGAACATTCTCTGAATGCTTTGTGTTCTTGGAAGACCAAGGACTGGAGAGCACTGGGTTTGTTTAGGTTACCTCTTATAAATTCTTGGCTCGCATCTCATGTGTGGACTTTCTCGGGTTCATTCCACATGGGGACAGCCCAGCAAGCCTTTGTGAATGCCCTTTCCTGGCCTGAGCCCAGTCACCTGTGGAAGTCAGCCTTGCAGGAGGGTGTGCTTGATGGGGGAAGCACCCTGGGCAGGACCCTATAAGCTTCCTTCTTACCAGGAAAGTGTCATTCATCCCACTTTGTGATCTGAACCGGTGTTATGAAACATGAAGCTTAAAGGCAACACCCTTTAAAACAGCAAAGtatgttaacaacaacaacaaaaaaaacctaacaaaaacaacaCTGAGGCAGCAGCTGCTTCAACCCCAAAGGTGGAAAGTTTCCCAGTATGCATTTTTAACACACATCACCACGTGGCAAGAAgcaggaggaaggcagagagtggggaggaggagaaagagaaggaggggacctttgttttgttatttccttGGGGTATTTGTGCGCGTGCACTTAAAAACTGCTTCCTGATGGAATCCCAAAGAGATTTATATTTGGACTTTGGTTGTCTTGACAACAATTTAGAAATTTCTACCACTTCCTCAATAGCTGAGTGATCAGTTAAAAGAGCCGATGGCTTCCCTGCTTCTGGTAAGGAGCTTGTTGAAGCATCTCCTTGTGATCTTGGAATCTATATGGTGGCTCATCAAAGAGCAGTCAAATACCTGGGATTTGGTGAGACATCTGGGTAATGGGGACTTTATCTATGTCCAAGGCCTTCACATGGGCCTCTTGTCTCCCCAGGGACAGTAGGATGCAAAAGAAGAACAGATTTATATTCATGGTAAGGCAGATCATCAGAACTGCGCAACCTCACATGAGTTGCTTTGAGCGCTATATGAGAGAGTATCCAATAAGGTGATAAGAATTTGTTAGTGTTACTGTGGAAGGAAGGAATGCATAGGATAGTGGGTTGGGCTGGGTAATGATCACATTTGTTTTCCGAGTCTGAGATTCTAgtaacttactatttttttttcccccagagactGGCATTTCTTGGGGAGGTGGGATGGTGAGGAGGGTGGAGTGGCTAGCCACAGCATTTATTTCTTGGCACAACTGATTCCTCTATTAAATTGAAGCATTTGTGGAAAGTATGTTCAGCATTGGTGACTCTGGGTAGCTTCTATGTTACATGAGAATAAATATGATATAGTGGGGTATCTTCCCAGCAGTGCCTGGTGTATGGTAACACTGTATCTAATGCACTTATCCCAGGCTGATGGAATCCATCAGGGTCCCTTTGTTCCTCCTTTGTTCAGGGTCAACATTGCTGCTTTCATCCTCCCTCAGCTTTCAGAGCTCAGTGCGTCTCTGGAGTGTGTATCAGAATCATCTGAGGAGCATTTTCAAGCTTCTCATGGTCCTTTTCCCCATCCCTTGTGTCTTAATTTGAGCTGCTGTCACAAAAATACCATAGGCTGGAGggcttaaacaatagacatttaattctcacggttctggaggttgggaagtctaAGACCAAGGTGCTGGCCGAtctagtgtctggtgagggctcgatttctggtttgcagacagctgccttcttgctgtaacTTCACATGACTGAGAGAGTGCTCGGTCTCcttctcttctcataaggacaccaaccccattcatgaaggctctacCCTCACAACCTAAGCACCTCCCAAATCCTAATATCCTCACTTTGGAGGTTAGGCTTCAAAATGTGAATTTTggtggagggacacaaacattaaTTCTGTAGTACCTTGTCAGTTGCTTTCAGGCATGTGGCCTCTACTTTTGCCCTGGCCCAATGACACTGTTTTAATGAGCGTGATATATCCCTTAAGTCTGCTCTAAGGCCATAGCCATGAGAAAATAGGAAACTTTACATTTTAAGATGCTAGGACAgtggttcccaac includes:
- the LOC114675567 gene encoding uncharacterized protein LOC114675567 — translated: MAGSERAGTRGAKGRGGAGRGPRRGAARTHPEKAHFELPYSHHVLAAGQGRGSAASSGAAAPAPCRLLPPRLLARAARGRNRRRCYFWAAGPAALGHVAAGRLLPGASGPASPAPSSQERPRTASATRDLRRRRRVASALGPAPREPGSPGALPHPPLPAPPGRRARVGRTGPARWRPGPTARGSLEMPF